One genomic window of Cupriavidus malaysiensis includes the following:
- the hutH gene encoding histidine ammonia-lyase: MPSLNLKPGTLRLAQLRQAYLAPLQIRLDAEAGAAIDASVACVQGILAAGRTAYGINTGFGLLAQTRIAPEDLEKLQRSLVLSHAAGVGEALDDAMVRLILLLKINSLARGFSGIRREVIEALISLVNAEVYPHIPLKGSVGASGDLAPLAHMSLVLLGESRARHRGEWLPAREALAVAGLQPLTLAAKEGLALLNGTQVSTAYALRGLFEAEDLYAAATVCGALSVEAMLASRAPFDARIHAVRGQRGQIDAAAAYRSLLTETSELARSHAQCDKVQDPYSLRCQPQVMGACLTQLRQAAEVLEIEANAVSDNPLVFAEQGDVISGGNFHAEPVAMAADNIALALAETGALSERRISLMMDMHMSQLPPFLVANGGVNSGFMIAQVTAAALASDNKALAHPASVDSLPTSANQEDHVSMAPNAGKRLWAMADNVRGILAVEWLGACQGLDFREGLKSSPRLEEARALLRAKVPYYQEDRFFAPDIEAASGLLGSACLNGLMPDGLLPSL; the protein is encoded by the coding sequence ATGCCATCACTGAACCTGAAGCCCGGCACGCTACGCCTGGCCCAACTGCGCCAGGCCTACCTGGCCCCGCTGCAGATCCGCCTCGACGCGGAAGCCGGCGCCGCCATCGATGCCAGCGTGGCCTGCGTGCAGGGCATCCTGGCCGCCGGCCGCACCGCGTACGGTATCAACACCGGCTTCGGCCTGCTGGCGCAGACCCGCATCGCGCCCGAAGACCTGGAAAAACTGCAGCGCTCGCTGGTCCTGTCGCATGCGGCCGGCGTGGGCGAGGCGCTCGACGACGCCATGGTGCGGCTGATCCTGCTGTTGAAGATCAACAGCCTCGCACGTGGCTTCTCGGGCATCCGCCGCGAAGTGATCGAAGCCCTGATCTCCCTGGTCAATGCCGAGGTCTATCCGCATATCCCGCTCAAGGGCTCGGTCGGCGCCTCGGGCGACCTGGCGCCGCTGGCGCACATGTCGCTGGTGCTGCTGGGCGAGAGCCGCGCGCGCCACCGCGGCGAATGGCTGCCGGCCCGCGAGGCGCTGGCCGTGGCCGGCCTGCAGCCGCTGACCCTGGCCGCCAAGGAGGGGCTGGCCCTGCTTAACGGCACCCAGGTCTCCACCGCCTATGCACTGCGCGGCCTGTTCGAGGCCGAGGACCTGTATGCCGCCGCCACCGTGTGCGGCGCGCTGAGCGTGGAGGCCATGCTGGCTTCGCGCGCGCCCTTCGATGCGCGCATCCATGCCGTGCGCGGCCAGCGCGGCCAGATCGACGCCGCCGCCGCCTATCGCTCACTGCTGACCGAGACCAGCGAGCTGGCGCGCTCGCATGCACAGTGCGACAAGGTGCAGGATCCGTACTCGCTGCGCTGCCAGCCGCAGGTGATGGGCGCCTGCCTGACGCAGTTGCGCCAGGCCGCCGAGGTCCTGGAGATCGAGGCCAACGCGGTCTCCGACAATCCGCTGGTGTTCGCCGAGCAGGGCGACGTGATCTCGGGCGGCAACTTCCACGCCGAGCCGGTGGCGATGGCCGCTGACAACATCGCGCTGGCGCTGGCCGAGACCGGCGCGCTGTCGGAGCGGCGCATCTCGCTGATGATGGACATGCACATGTCGCAGCTGCCGCCCTTCCTGGTGGCCAACGGCGGCGTCAATTCCGGCTTCATGATCGCCCAGGTCACAGCCGCCGCGCTGGCCAGCGACAACAAGGCGCTGGCGCATCCGGCCAGCGTCGACAGCCTGCCGACCTCGGCCAACCAGGAAGACCACGTGTCGATGGCGCCCAATGCCGGCAAGCGCCTGTGGGCCATGGCCGACAACGTGCGCGGCATCCTCGCGGTGGAATGGCTCGGCGCCTGCCAGGGCCTGGATTTCCGCGAGGGCCTGAAGAGTTCCCCCCGGCTGGAAGAGGCCCGCGCGCTGCTGCGCGCCAAGGTGCCGTATTACCAGGAAGACCGCTTCTTCGCGCCCGATATCGAGGCGGCCAGCGGCTTGCTTGGCAGCGCCTGCCTGAACGGACTGATGCCGGACGGCCTGCTGCCCAGCCTCTAG
- a CDS encoding SDR family oxidoreductase, whose protein sequence is MQQQLEGKVAIVTGASAGIGRAAARLFAAQGARVVAVARREAGLRQLAGEIEAAGGEAAWVAGDVRQEACAQAAVAMALERFGGLDIGFNNAGTLGSLKPVTELTAGEWQDVIATNLDSAFYGARHQIPAILAGGRGGALVFTSSFVGHTVGFPGMAAYAASKAGLLGLVRTLAAEYGAQGLRANALLPGGTDTEMGRTVADSEAARAAVANLHALKRLAMPEEIARSALYLVSDASSFTTGSLLLAEGGVSVCRA, encoded by the coding sequence GTGCAACAACAACTGGAAGGCAAGGTGGCGATCGTCACCGGGGCCAGCGCCGGCATCGGCCGTGCGGCGGCGCGGCTGTTCGCCGCGCAGGGCGCGCGCGTGGTCGCGGTGGCGCGCAGGGAGGCCGGGCTGAGGCAACTGGCCGGGGAAATCGAGGCGGCCGGCGGAGAGGCCGCCTGGGTCGCCGGCGACGTGCGGCAGGAGGCGTGCGCGCAGGCTGCCGTGGCCATGGCGCTGGAGCGCTTCGGGGGCCTCGATATCGGTTTCAACAACGCGGGCACGCTCGGCAGCCTGAAACCCGTCACCGAGCTCACGGCAGGCGAGTGGCAGGACGTGATCGCCACAAACCTGGACAGCGCCTTCTACGGCGCGCGCCACCAGATCCCGGCCATCCTCGCGGGAGGGCGGGGCGGGGCCCTGGTGTTCACCTCGTCCTTCGTCGGCCATACCGTCGGATTCCCCGGCATGGCCGCCTATGCGGCCAGCAAGGCGGGCCTGCTCGGGCTGGTCAGGACGCTGGCCGCCGAGTACGGCGCGCAGGGCCTGCGCGCCAATGCGCTGCTGCCCGGCGGCACCGATACCGAGATGGGGCGGACGGTGGCCGACAGCGAGGCGGCGCGGGCCGCGGTGGCGAACCTGCATGCGTTGAAGCGGCTGGCCATGCCGGAGGAGATCGCCCGCTCGGCGCTGTACCTGGTGTCCGATGCATCCAGCTTCACCACCGGCAGCCTGCTGCTGGCGGAGGGCGGGGTGTCGGTCTGCCGCGCCTAG
- a CDS encoding ABC transporter ATP-binding protein: MLIRRLERLIDPFRAMPDQRPPGEVWRFYLYFLREVRGVFALLLAVGLAGALIEVALFDFLGRLVDMAREGPGPDFFARHRTELLWMAVVSLLLRPLFFGLHDILVHQVVNPSLSNLVRWQNHRYVLRQSLSFFQNDFAGRIAQRIMQTGFSLRDSAVQAVDAIWHVLIYAAGALVLFASADWRLMVPLVLWIAGYVAALAWFVPRVKARSVAATAARSRLMGRIVDGYTNIATLKLFAHSRHEEAYAREAMADQVDKTRLAGRMVSAMDTTVTAMNGALIAGTTGLALWLWNEGSITVGTIALTTGLVIRINNMSGWIMWVVNGIFENVGQVQDGMQTISAPRQVLDRPGAPPLQVPRGEVRFEQVRFHYGKGGGVIDELDLTVRPGEKIGLVGPSGAGKSTLVNLLLRLYDVEGGRILVDGQDVATVAQESLRAQVGVVTQDTSLLHRSIRDNLLYGRPGASEEELVRAVRLAHADQFIPQLVDGHGRSGMDALVGERGVKLSGGQRQRIAIARVLLKDAPILILDEATSALDSEVEAAIQESLETLMRGKTVIAIAHRLSTIARMDRLVVLDRGRIVESGTHAELLARDGLYARLWAHQTGGFVGVE, from the coding sequence ATGCTGATACGTCGCCTGGAAAGACTGATCGATCCCTTCCGCGCCATGCCCGACCAGCGCCCCCCGGGCGAGGTCTGGCGCTTCTACCTGTACTTCCTGCGCGAAGTGCGCGGCGTGTTCGCGCTGCTGCTGGCGGTGGGGCTGGCCGGCGCGCTGATCGAGGTGGCACTGTTCGACTTCCTCGGCCGCCTGGTCGACATGGCCAGGGAGGGCCCCGGGCCGGACTTCTTCGCGCGCCACCGCACCGAGCTGCTGTGGATGGCCGTGGTTTCCCTGCTGCTGCGCCCGCTCTTCTTCGGCCTGCACGACATACTGGTACACCAGGTGGTCAACCCCAGCCTGTCCAACCTGGTGCGCTGGCAGAACCACCGCTACGTGCTGCGCCAGAGCCTGTCCTTCTTCCAGAACGACTTCGCCGGCCGCATCGCCCAGCGCATCATGCAGACCGGCTTCTCGCTGCGCGACTCCGCCGTGCAGGCGGTGGATGCCATCTGGCACGTGCTGATCTACGCCGCCGGAGCGCTGGTGCTGTTCGCCAGCGCCGACTGGCGCCTGATGGTGCCGCTGGTGCTGTGGATCGCCGGCTATGTGGCGGCGCTGGCCTGGTTCGTGCCGCGCGTGAAGGCGCGCTCGGTGGCGGCGACCGCGGCGCGCTCGCGCCTGATGGGCCGCATCGTCGACGGCTACACCAATATCGCCACGCTCAAGCTGTTCGCGCACAGCCGGCACGAGGAAGCCTATGCGCGCGAGGCAATGGCAGACCAGGTCGACAAGACCCGGCTGGCCGGCCGCATGGTCAGCGCCATGGACACTACCGTCACCGCCATGAACGGTGCGCTGATCGCCGGTACCACCGGCCTCGCGCTGTGGCTGTGGAACGAGGGCAGCATCACCGTCGGCACCATCGCGCTGACTACCGGCCTGGTGATCCGCATCAACAATATGTCGGGCTGGATCATGTGGGTCGTCAATGGCATCTTCGAGAACGTGGGCCAGGTGCAGGACGGCATGCAGACCATCTCGGCACCCCGCCAGGTGCTCGACCGGCCCGGCGCGCCGCCGTTGCAGGTGCCGCGCGGCGAGGTCCGCTTCGAGCAGGTCCGCTTCCACTACGGCAAGGGCGGCGGCGTGATCGACGAGCTGGACCTGACCGTGCGCCCGGGCGAGAAGATCGGCCTGGTCGGCCCGTCGGGCGCCGGCAAGTCGACGCTGGTCAACCTGCTGCTGCGCCTCTACGACGTGGAGGGTGGACGCATCCTGGTGGACGGCCAGGACGTCGCCACGGTGGCGCAGGAAAGCCTGCGCGCCCAGGTCGGCGTGGTCACGCAGGACACCTCGCTGCTGCACCGTTCGATCCGCGACAACCTGCTGTACGGCCGGCCCGGAGCCAGCGAGGAGGAACTGGTGCGCGCGGTGCGCCTGGCGCATGCCGACCAGTTCATCCCGCAACTGGTCGACGGCCACGGCCGCAGCGGCATGGATGCGCTGGTGGGCGAGCGCGGCGTCAAGCTGTCGGGCGGCCAGCGCCAGCGCATCGCCATCGCGCGCGTGCTGCTGAAGGACGCGCCCATCCTGATCCTGGACGAGGCTACCTCGGCACTCGACTCCGAAGTGGAGGCGGCCATCCAGGAAAGCCTGGAGACCCTGATGCGCGGCAAGACCGTGATCGCCATCGCCCACCGGCTTTCCACCATCGCCCGCATGGACCGGCTGGTGGTGCTGGACCGGGGCCGTATCGTCGAGAGCGGCACCCATGCCGAGCTGCTGGCGCGCGACGGGCTCTACGCCCGCCTGTGGGCACACCAGACCGGCGGCTTCGTCGGCGTCGAATGA
- a CDS encoding MFS transporter, with the protein MQEGLEAAAIGAGKAQGAAARPASQRAMQRRAVVAASLGNALEWFDFTVFSFFAVLIGKLFFPVEGEYGSLLLSLATFGIGFVMRPLGSVVIGNYADRAGRKPALTLTIGLMALGTAIIGLAPTYAQIGIAAPLLIVAGRLLQGFSAGGEVGAATSFLMESGTRANRGFMVSWQMAGQGASALAGALCGALLTRGLAPEALESWGWRVPFLLGLMIGPVGFYIRRHLDETHSDHARERSAFAEVLRGHGRALLLGTLLILGGTASMYVVVFYMPSYLVKMAHMPPATSLLAGCAAGATLLVLSPLAGWLADRLPRRKPLLLAVSLLSLLVVWPAFSAVQGQPSLATVLAVVVGLVALLSTSSPAGFLLIMESFPRKVRATGLAIVYASGVTLFGGFAQFIVTWLLKLSGDPMAPAWYMLGCSAVSFAALLAFREQAAAD; encoded by the coding sequence ATGCAGGAAGGTCTGGAGGCGGCCGCGATCGGGGCCGGCAAGGCGCAGGGCGCGGCAGCGCGGCCGGCGTCGCAGCGAGCCATGCAACGGCGCGCCGTGGTGGCGGCTTCGCTGGGCAATGCGCTGGAATGGTTCGACTTCACCGTGTTCAGCTTCTTCGCGGTGCTGATCGGCAAGCTGTTCTTCCCGGTGGAGGGCGAGTATGGTTCGCTGCTGCTGTCGCTGGCCACCTTCGGCATCGGCTTCGTGATGCGGCCGCTCGGCAGCGTGGTGATCGGCAACTATGCTGATCGCGCCGGGCGCAAGCCGGCGCTGACGCTGACCATCGGCCTGATGGCACTGGGCACGGCCATCATCGGCCTGGCCCCCACCTACGCCCAGATCGGCATCGCGGCACCGCTGCTGATCGTGGCGGGCCGCCTGCTGCAGGGCTTCTCGGCCGGCGGCGAGGTCGGCGCGGCGACCAGCTTCCTGATGGAGTCGGGCACGCGCGCCAACCGCGGCTTCATGGTGAGCTGGCAGATGGCGGGGCAGGGCGCTTCGGCGCTGGCCGGCGCGCTGTGCGGCGCCTTGCTGACGCGCGGCCTGGCACCTGAGGCTCTCGAGTCCTGGGGCTGGCGCGTGCCCTTCCTGCTGGGGCTGATGATCGGCCCGGTGGGCTTCTACATCCGGCGCCACCTCGACGAGACCCACAGCGACCACGCGCGCGAGCGCAGCGCCTTCGCCGAGGTGCTGCGCGGGCACGGCCGCGCGCTGCTGCTCGGCACGCTGCTGATCCTGGGGGGCACCGCCAGCATGTACGTGGTGGTGTTCTACATGCCGTCCTACCTGGTCAAGATGGCCCACATGCCGCCGGCGACCTCGCTGCTGGCGGGCTGCGCCGCCGGTGCCACGCTGCTGGTGCTGTCGCCGCTGGCGGGCTGGCTGGCCGACCGCCTGCCGCGCCGCAAGCCGCTGCTGCTGGCGGTCAGCCTCCTGTCCCTGCTGGTGGTATGGCCGGCCTTCTCCGCGGTGCAGGGCCAGCCTTCGCTGGCCACCGTGCTGGCGGTGGTGGTGGGGCTGGTGGCGCTGCTGTCGACCAGCAGCCCGGCGGGCTTCCTGCTGATCATGGAGTCCTTCCCGCGCAAGGTGCGCGCCACCGGCCTGGCCATCGTCTACGCCAGCGGCGTGACGCTGTTCGGCGGCTTCGCGCAGTTCATCGTCACCTGGCTGCTCAAGCTGAGCGGCGATCCGATGGCACCGGCCTGGTACATGCTGGGCTGTTCGGCGGTCAGCTTCGCCGCCTTGCTGGCCTTCCGCGAGCAGGCTGCAGCCGACTGA
- a CDS encoding M20 aminoacylase family protein, which yields MSTQPAIIPEIHASQADFVAIRRQIHAHPELGFEEERTSKLVAAKLREWGYDVTEGIGGTGVVGQLKVGSGTRRLGIRADMDALPIQETTGLPYASAVPGKMHACGHDGHTAILLAAAHYLARTRRFDGTLNLIFQPAEEGLGGAPRMMEDGLFERFPCDAVYALHNGPGVPVGHFVLREGVMAASSDSVTVTLTGKGTHGAMPSFGRDPIVAAAAIVMALQTIVARNIPATEAGVISVGALHAGKAHNVIPDSAQILLTVRAQDREVRDTLEQRLREVVELQAKSFGVAAQIDYQHISRVLMNAPEQTRFARSVIEELVGAERIVEPPKGMMGSEDFSWMLERVPGCYVVLGNGTGSHGGCMVHNPGYDFNDEALALGASLWARLTERYLVAGA from the coding sequence ATGTCGACCCAGCCCGCCATTATTCCCGAGATCCATGCCAGCCAGGCGGATTTCGTCGCGATCCGCCGCCAGATCCACGCCCATCCGGAACTGGGCTTCGAGGAAGAGCGCACCAGCAAGCTGGTGGCCGCCAAGCTGCGGGAGTGGGGCTATGACGTGACCGAAGGCATCGGCGGCACCGGCGTGGTGGGCCAGCTCAAGGTGGGCAGCGGCACGCGCCGGCTCGGCATCCGCGCCGACATGGATGCGCTGCCGATCCAGGAGACCACCGGCCTGCCGTACGCCAGCGCCGTGCCGGGCAAGATGCACGCCTGCGGCCACGACGGCCACACCGCCATCCTGCTGGCGGCCGCGCACTACCTGGCGCGCACGCGCCGCTTCGATGGCACCCTCAACCTGATCTTCCAGCCGGCCGAGGAAGGCCTGGGCGGCGCCCCCCGCATGATGGAAGACGGCCTGTTCGAGCGCTTTCCCTGCGACGCCGTCTACGCGCTGCACAACGGTCCCGGCGTGCCGGTCGGCCACTTCGTGCTGCGCGAAGGCGTGATGGCGGCCTCCTCCGATTCGGTCACGGTGACGCTGACCGGCAAGGGCACGCACGGCGCCATGCCGAGCTTCGGGCGCGACCCCATCGTGGCGGCGGCGGCCATCGTGATGGCGCTGCAGACCATCGTGGCGCGCAATATCCCGGCCACCGAGGCGGGCGTGATCAGCGTCGGCGCGCTGCATGCCGGCAAGGCCCACAACGTGATCCCCGACAGCGCGCAGATCCTGCTGACGGTGCGCGCGCAGGACCGCGAGGTGCGCGATACGCTGGAGCAGCGCCTGCGCGAGGTGGTGGAGCTGCAGGCCAAGAGCTTCGGCGTGGCGGCGCAGATCGATTACCAGCACATCTCACGCGTGCTGATGAACGCGCCCGAGCAGACCCGCTTCGCGCGCAGCGTGATCGAGGAACTGGTGGGGGCGGAACGGATCGTCGAGCCGCCCAAGGGCATGATGGGCAGCGAGGACTTCTCCTGGATGCTGGAGCGCGTGCCGGGCTGCTACGTGGTGCTGGGCAACGGTACCGGTTCGCATGGCGGCTGCATGGTGCACAACCCCGGCTACGACTTCAATGACGAGGCGCTGGCGCTGGGCGCTTCGCTGTGGGCGCGGCTGACCGAGCGCTACCTGGTGGCCGGCGCCTGA